Below is a genomic region from Gopherus flavomarginatus isolate rGopFla2 chromosome 9, rGopFla2.mat.asm, whole genome shotgun sequence.
GTGTATTACTTTTGGTGTAAATGTATATGCCCAGTGGAAGTTAATAGCACTGTAAACATGACATATCCCAAGTTAGTTAGAGGCTATATAGCAAATAGACCTAGCTAAAGAAGTTCTGAAAAAATGCTTTTGTCATCAGCTATTTCTCAGAAGGTAAAGAAGCTGATTCTACTGCCTCTGCACAAAAGTCTAAAAAGCAGTTTTACTCACACAGAGTAATAATATGCTGAGAAGCTGGGGCAGGATAGGAAGTTTTTCATGTTCTAAAGAGAGCCTTTAATGGCACATCTGCCATAAAAACATTTTATGATTGAATTGTTACTTGCATTCACCCCATTAATGCACAGTCAATGGTCCTCATAGAAACTTACACATTAGATTTTAATGGTAAACAATTCCATCTatggcactacagtacttgaGGATATTCTAAAGCACAATGGAATGAGAGTTTTCAAGGTGCTGATTACCTCATTAGTAAGAGACAGACATCAGAAATGAAACAGCATTAGGCAAACTTTTGAACAAGTGTCATGCTTTCCATCCATTCAGCAAGTCTTACAAATGGCTTTCTGCTTTTGATACAGGTCCACACTGCCTTGCACCATCAAGAAAAAGATGTAAACCCACTCCACATGACATCAATGATCACTGGGAAAAGCACCTTTGACTGTACTCCTTGTAGGCGCTCACCCCCATACTGTATGGGATCAATCACCATGCAGTCTGCTGAAGCAGGGATGAACAACTGGGAATTCCCCCATTGTTTCACATAAACTGCATTTCCAATTGTAGATGCAGCTTTAAACAATGAGCGACACCCCAAGGACCACCTTTTTCTTTTGGTGTAGAATACCGGCCAAGTTCTTGAACTGCAAAAACCACGTGCTTGCAGAAAGCAAATCAGACCAGCAGTGaataacagaaaagaaacagattGGGCTTAAAATGTCCTTTTCCCCACCCTGCTCAAAAAAAGTAGATAAATATAGGATATACATGTAAGGTTAAAAATTTAATACTAAGCTAGGTGCAGTATAGGTTACTGGGTCAGTGCTCAGttgcctttttttgggggggagggagggcactgACTAGAATACAGTGGATAAGGAAAGTTCTCCACCAGGAAGAGAAATACTTGTGTTGCCACAAAAAATTGTTTATACTGTCCATCTGTGTTTGCAGTGGGAGTAAGCTACATTAGGAAAGGATTTACAGTGTACTTGTCCCATAGATGCATATGGCTGAGTTGTATCAAACTGCTTCAAGAACAAACTATGACAACTGCATGATGTTCTGATGGCCATGTGCTAAACAGAATATGATGTATGCCATTGGCTAAGACAATTCTCTTATGATACGTGAAAAGTGGTATTGAGAGGAAATGTGTAAGACAATATTTGGGCAAAAAAAGCTGAGAGAGAAATAATCACCTTTAAAATAGAGGGAATAATGTTGATGAAGTTTATGAACTTAAGTTCCTAAAAATACAGAAAGGCACATTTACATCACTGGGTGGCTGAACAATATGCACTAAATTCACTGCAAGTTAAATAAATCGACCAGATCATGTCATGATTGTTATTCTCAACACATATATTAAACAAATTCTAGAGCAATTTTAGTGCTGGCTCAAGTGCCTGTGGCCTAAGGTTTAATCCCCAAAATTACATCCTGAATTGCCATCAGTGGTGAAATGAACTCTGCCAATTACTTTTTTATTGTGTTTAAATGTGATAACAGCTGCTGGTTCTGATCAGAACATAAGCTCTAGCTGCAGAGGTCCAAAAACAGTAGTTAACAAGCTGATGGCTACAGTTTGAAGCAATGAATAATCTATTTATTGTTcaacaacaaaataaagacaTCCTGGTATATCTGCCACTTAACATATCAAGTGATAGTCACTATTAGGTTTAGGTAAGTGTATAGTTTACATATTTTCATACACAATTTAGCAATACTGAACATTTCTGCAGTTTTATATAAAGccaatttctttttaaacaacaTCTGAGATGGATCAAACAGgtaattaaaacttttttttttttgtttttgttttgcaattgTCAGGCTTCCCCAGTCAGGAGCGCTGGTGCTTAGTCAACTAATACTGAAATGCATTCTACATCTACCTGCTGACAAATGTGGCCCTTCAAGGAGATACAACCAGGGGAAGGCAGATGTTTTTACTCAGCTAAATATAAACACACCTGTTTGTAAACTCTTGGGAATATATCACTAGTAAGAGGGGTCTGGTGGGATAGCTGTCTTGGCAGGAAGAGAGCTCCAGCCTTCCCACAAAAACTTTTGAGATTATGGGAGTGTGGTGAAAGGCAGTAGGCAAacagaggaggagggaaaggggagttcAGTGTCATTCAATCTATACTGGGCTCTTCTCTCTCAGCAGTACCAGAACAGCCGAAATTCCAGCTGCTAACACTGAAATCTTCTTCCACTAAGCTGATAAGAGGTTTAATATAAACAGATGTCTTACATTTCAACTTCAGAAATAATATCTTGCCTCTTTTGGTCAAGAGACCATGAAGAATGGTGCACTACTAATTAAATACTGCAGTTAGTGAGGGTATATGCTCACCTAAAGGGGCAGCGTTAGCTCCACAATTTGCATGAACTGTAATATCCCTGCATATAGACTTAAATGCATCTTCCCTACCAGTTTGAGCCTAAGTCTGGATTAGGTATAACAACATACCATGCAAAGTCTATCTCCAAACCCATACCAAACCTGCCTTTCAGTCCTAAACGGAGACTGGTGGTTTTTAATCATGCTGAAAGGGGATGTGGGCAAATGGGAGTTATATTGAGACAAAAACCTCTCCTGTGTGAAGCCCCCACATTGAACTCTCATTTTAGGATATAAAAGGGACAGTGGCCCAATCCCATGGAGCCTGCTAGCTTCAGAAGCAAGTGCTTGCTATCAAACTTTGGGATAAATGCTAAAAATTGAGATATCACTCTAGCAATtccatttcagttttaaaaaagtaaattaaaatcccAAGACACGTATAAAGACACGTATATGATTAGGGTAATAATTTAAATGTCTCTTTTGTAGGGGAAAAAGTACAAATGAGAAACACTTGAATTTGCAGTACAAATACAACTGAATCAACTATTTATTTACAAGGAGTCCTGAAAGACAGCAGCCTTGATACACACTGATAGCAGCAATTACCCAGTCTACTTAATGATGCCACATCTCATCTCTTCTGCAGGCAAAGAGTGATTGTTCAGAGGTCACTGTTAAGTTTCTTGCACTGGGGCAAACAGTATGTGCAAGCAATTGCTTGATTTAAAAGTGATTCAATCTTATCTACATAACAGCTGTGAGAGCAGCATGAAATTCTATTGCTCTTCATAATCAGGAACACGTTTCTCTTGCTTATAAAGAGGAtacaaagcttctctgatgtaaATGTGCCTTTAGAAAGTGAGAACTGAAAACATTAATATAAAAATCAAATAACTAAGTAGTTCAtgaaactatatatataaaaactgagTTATCACAACTAAAGCAGCAAATCAAAATATCTGCTGAGGTTTTCTGgtagaactaaaaaaaaaaaaaaaaagttagtttgtGTCCAAGTTCAATAAGTCAATGTCCAAGCTACCATTGACACAACAAAACTAAAACCCACACGAGGAAGTTGAAAAgtgcacaatgaaattaatagtcttGGATCAAGTATTTATGGAGAATTGGAAATGTTTTGTCCGAAGGACTTGATAAGTGAGGATTAAAAGGAGGTATTAAAGTTTATCAGATCCAGATTTGGCCTGCCGATCCACATAGAAGAGGATGTAGGCCTTTGCCTTTACCACGGTCTCTTCATCGGTCAGAGTTACAGTACTGTCATTGAAATGGAACCAGCGACCTTCATGAGTTGCATAGGCTGTGTAATGTCCAGAGCCAACGCTGAAAGCAATGAGACACACAAAGTGGGATCAATAAAAGGAAATTTACCACCTCATTCTGTGCTATACAGGACAACAACAGGGCAAGCACTAATTGACTATATTCTATCATAAGGCTTCTCCCAGGTTAGAGGGTGGGAAACTGAACAGCCTCCATAATTGGTCAGCTTAAACCCAAAGGCATTAAAAGGGTAAGAAAGATTTTCCATGCAAAAGCATCTTTAATAGTGTCAAGATTTGATAGGAACCACATGCAGACAATTGCTTCCTTTTTGGGACTTCATAAAAAGTATCTAAGTTTTAGCATAATCCAAGCCCCCAAGTCCTTTTgcaagcaaaactcccagtgaactTAAATACAAGTTTTACCTCTGTAAGATTAGATTCAGTAGCATTTAAGATAAAAGTAATCACCAGCttacaaacagaaataaaatttgaGTTTTACCATGTTCTGTCATTTAATTTTATATTCAGAATTCCTTCCAACTAGTTCTAGCTGAATCCTGTTTGAGTTACCATGATTTCAAACCAAGTGCACAGGGAAAGTGTCATCACAATGAACACAGGTTGGAAACTAACTGAAGTTTTTATACAGATCCCATGCCATGTCTTGGATCCTTGTACATATAATTAAGAACCAGAAAACAGCCAAGTTTCATTACTCATGCTGCCTCAAGACAAGGCCATCTCACACTTGCATGGCTAACAGCTGTATCTTATATATCATCATAGTTCACACCCACCTAATTCATTCCAATCATGTCCAGTTTACACTGATGTCCACTACGACTATGTTTTGTATTCTCTGAGCTTTCAAGCAGCTGCCATGGGCGTTCTGGGGTAGTGCTAATGAAGACTCCATTTGAAAGTCAGACCGTTTGATTTAGTCCTACTTCAGATATCAGACCACTCATCTTTGGAAGAACGCAACAAGGGCAGCCTGCTAGAGTGAACGTTTTCAAATACATGTTTGCTGAAAACACACTCAATTCAACTGAGATAGAACAGTGAGTTCTAGTGACAACAGCAAGAATTCCCACTATTAGAAAACAGCATAGTTTCTTCTAAAGAATTGTCCTACCATCCCTCAATCTTGGGACTTGATTACACAATATCCTGGAAGAAGAAAGTCATCATGTCACTACTACTGACTCTCAAAGGATCAAAGACTGCAAAATATCTTTAATTCAAAATACAACTACTGTCCAACTCCAGAGCATCCCAGTTGGCTCTCAGTTTGAAGCTTCACTCCTGTGGGAGAGGACCACTGCTGTCAGTCTGCCAGTCCAAAGTCTACATTGTTCTAGATGAGCACTTTCCCTTTGCATAAACCTGCATGTGCTTTCAAGTTCAACAAACAAAGAAGAAACATTGAAATTTAGTTGTTAGTGGCTAAGTGAAATGTCAGTTTTTATGGCCACCGGACCTCTCTCTCAGCTTAAATACTTTCCAGAAGGACTTTACTTTCCAATTTGAAAGAAGCAAAGGGACTATCCTCATTTTTAATAAGTTTCAGATTTCCATCTATTACTCAGGGGACAAGAGTGGAGATTCACAGCAGGAGACCTCTGATAGACTGAACAATTaacatttttggtaaaagtcCCCACTGGAATATAAAGCTGCTTTTTATTTCCATGTTAGCACAGCTGCTAACAGAACCAACATGCACattatgggtgaaattctgaccccaatgaagtcaacaggaatttggCCACTGCCTTCAGTAAGGCTAGTACTTCACCCCAGGTACTCACTGAGCATACTTACCCTGAACCATGATGTACGACAACAGCTGCAAGATCATATCGACAGCTTTCTGGGCCACTGTTCTCCGGCTGCAGTTCAAAGCAGAGAAAACAGCTTTTAAGAAGTCAACTGACACCTTCTATGTTCCATAACATATGATAAAAACAGAACAAATTTCCAGTGTATACATCAGTAAGAGTCTCTGTACCTCTAACAAGTAGCATTTCATGTCTAGGTCCCGGAGGGGAAATTCTACATATGTATCAACCTTGTTTCTCAGATATTCTGTCCAGTGAAATCGTTTCAAGTGTAAGCATAGCACCTATAGTATTAAACATGAAAGACAGAGTTCATTAGGTTAAGTCTTTGTTTATGGTTACATATGTTTATTGGTCAAGTTATTAATTCCCTTTAAAGTTTCACCAGACACTCATATTTGCACTTACCTTTGGTAGTTTCTGAATCCAGAATTTTTTGGTggatttctgtttctttttacatTTGTGGCACATATAGAGCTCTGTCTCATCAAGTTCTTCCAAGTCTGTAAAACTGCGAAGACAATCTAAAAGGAAGAGAATTCAGAAGCACTAATAAGAGACCAAGAGATGACTTCTGGCTGGTTTTTAGTGGGCAGTTACTCTTTGTAGGCAGTCTCTTCATAAAGGCCAAGGACTGAACAGACATGGACCCACTAACCCTTACAGATCATTTCTGAAGCACACTGATGAGGTGATGGGTGATGCTTGCACTGCTGGTGCTAGACAGAGGAATTCAGGAGCCAGGGCTTGTAATCCAGCCATTTTATAGTACAGTAATAGTTTCAGTGAAAGTCAGGCAGAAATATAAGGTTGAAAGAGAAGAAATCAATCTTAAACTGGATCCATGTAATTCTGAAAATAGTTACTTTCGGGCTCTAACTCAAGAAATAAAATCTCCGTCTCCCCAAAGGTGCTATCACGTTCCAGATAAAGAACTGAGTGGGATATGGTTGCAGTAATCACATTTACAAacactctgggtgaaatcctggctccactgaagtcagttgaaagcctatggatttcagtggggccaagatttcactcacCACGAACTCTTACCCCGTAGTGTGCACATTGGTCCATTTTCTTGATTCTTAGTACGTTTATTTCTGAACTGACTTGGAATATCTAGTGAAAGGTCTAGGAACGAAAAAAATACAATTGAATTTCTTAGATCAAAATAAAAACTTAGTTCttactgaagttttacattgtaaaATCTCAGCTCCATCACAGATTTGTCAGCTACATGAAGATTCAGAGCTTTAATGTGGTAGCCAATACTTTGAAAGAGAAAGATACCTTACCTAGGAATGGATCAAACTTTCTAGATTCAGTTCCACATATTAAGCAGTTTACTTCATTTTGAAGAATGCCTCCAAATATAGCTGTGACAACAGTAGAGGCTCCATTTCTAAACAAACCACCATGAAGGAAAGAAACTCATCAGAATTTCTGTTTTACGCTGCATTTTAGCATGTGAAATATTTTATTGCTTATAACATGTCAAAAACAATCAGGCAGTTTGGTCTGGGTGTAACAAACAAGGATTGGGTTCATTTACATGGTCCTTTCACTCATCACTAGATTCCATGGAGCAAATGTTAATACAGCAAAGATATTGGAAACCCAGACGGAACAGGAATCTATACTCTATGCAAGTACTCATAAACAGATCTTCAATGGAAAAACTAGATAAGCATCCCAAATCTTTTTAAAGGCTATGCTTATATACAGTTCATTTTCTTCAGAGCGCATACGATTTTAACATTATGCGGATgttatttttaagagcagttttcTATGTGACAGCTCTCTCTCAAGCTAGGTGAACTGGGGTGTATTTTCTCTTTGAACCTGCTCTCTACTTTTTACTTCACATCTTTAGGGCTTTTTAAAGCAGGTCACTTCCAAAAAGACATTTTCATTGCAAAAACATGCTAAACATTGTGTCATTGTTTCTTTGTTCATTCATAAGGCACTTATCAtaatctttttgttttaaaagctccAAAATAGAAGGAGATTCTTAGCTAGAGTGCTAAGTCAACCAGCCAAAGCAGCTCTACTATATGCACCATGAGATGTGTTTCCATCACGTAGTACTATATGAAGAGGCAAGGGAAAAACCCACCCGATCAACTTGTGCTTGTCTGATACAAAACATCAGGCTAACTGCCAGGAGCACTGCTTTCTCCTGATCTTAGCCCTGGAAGCCATCACAATGGTGGAGGTGGTGAGAAAGATAAAGGACAACAGAAATAAGTAACAACTGGGGACACTGACCTTTTAAAACATTCAAGTGTAAATGCCTAACACTGCCACATTTTGTCAGGTTCTTAATGcttaatgaaaacaaatatttcaaagtaattaaCATTACAAGAAACCAGAATAATTTGCTAGTTTATATTATCAGGTTTCCAACCACGTGCCGGGCTGCAGAAAACCTGCGCTGTGAGATTACAAGCCACCTCCTTCAGACCTGATTAATAAACTGTCAGTATTTCATATAAGGCAAGTTTATAGCACTATCTGTACACTGGTCTCATTGGGGCAAATCTTTTTTTCAGGCAAAGCTGCCGTTCAAGTCTCAGTTCCAGGCTCAGATCAGCTGAGGATTGCAAGATTTTCAGCCAGATACTCTAAAACCAACCTTGCAACATTCTGTATTCAAGTCTAACAGGGTTTTTAGATACAGTTGATTGCGGTGCATGTGTTTTGCATGAACCAAGAAATGTAATGACTAATGTTATTTTATACAAAAGATCATACTCCTAGTGCTATAAGACCAGTGACTTCAGGCACAACAGTTATATTTACAGAGTTAATTAAAAGTGGGTCGTAGAACACTTGTAACATACTGTAATCAAGCCTATGCAGTACTCACCTGCCCTGCTCAGGCCTGTTTAACTTGTAATCCCTTTTCCTGCATAGATCAGGACAGACATAACTCTCAGATAATCCTAACACAGGGAGTCTGCCCAGTGACCAAAATCCAGGCTGAACTGACTGTTAACATTCCTGCCTaaagcaaaataaatgttttggtcTCAGTGCtgttttcaatctagcagagcaCACTTAGAAAAAATAATTCAGGAAGTGTCAGCATTTCCAGACCAAAAGATTTGAAAGGCACCCAAATGTGCTTCACTTTCAAAACAGGGAATGATAGGAAAACTGAAGGCAAACCCTACATTATCAAAGGCAAATtaaagcagcagctgcttcaaGGGTATCTCTTAGGTGAGATACAAATACAGAATGTTGTATTGctagaaaaaaatccagttatGGCAAATCTTGAATGTACTGCCACTTCCTGTTCCACTCATGTAAAAAACCTGTTGCCCATTTATAATTAACATGCCACTGATCAGTGTGTAATTTTGTCTAGCCTGAACTCAAGACAGTTGTATACAAAAACTACACAActactatgaaaaaaaaaaatcgatCCAAGACACACTAAGACTTTGGTGCTTTGACTAAGTGGCTCCACAGTGTGATGCTACTTTAGCTTATTTCTTTAGATATTTgtttaaatatacaaaataatgatGTCATAGGGTAGTTCACTCCCCTGGGATACTGTGATTCATGCATGGAGCCCCACCATGATGGTAAGTTGTTGAAGTAATTAAAACAATATCTTACATGCAACATTTGTTGCTTGCAGAGAGACCTGAATTTTCTTGCAAAATTACCGAGCGAGAAACACCATTAAAGCCTCCTTGGAGTTCCAAATGTAGATGGTCCAACAGGTAACGCATGAACTCATGGGCATCTTGTTGCTGGTATCCCCTTAACACAAAAATATTCAGACAATTTAAAGAAACTGCATCTTTATTTCTGACATATTGGCTCAAAGTAGTTCCAACATTCAAACCAAAAGAATAGCCTGTTACTTAATATCTTGTAGGATACACGTGTTTGTGCAATTTCTATTACTTTGGCTGTACTCGCCACACATCTCTGGAAACCTGGAGTGAACTGGTCTAGACAAGCTAAGCAATTAGTTTAGATCAGACTGCAATATGATCTCAAAGACACAGCTTGTATTATGCTCATGTGTACAACTGGCAGAATTCTAAATTTCCCACTCCTcttgtccaattttttttttaaagactttaaatttaaaaagaaaattccttgttttttaaaaaaatacaaaggaaTGCTGGACACCGAGCAATAATTGTACATGTACTTGATTCTTGCCTCTTGAGCAGTTCTGACACGGGACAGGCAGTAACTCTCACTATTGTGCAGCAAGGAGGGTTGGACCTTCATGGCTAGCCCATATTGCAGGTGGGGCAGAGTCATACATGTGCCAAGCCACTGCAACTGCTGACCAGTTGTGAACCTATGTGGTTAAGGCCAAGCACTTCTTTCAAGTGCCTGAAGTGGCGCAACCTAAAAGGGAACAGTAGCAGACGGAGGTGGCTCTCTCTCAATCCTTCCCTCAGGGTTGCACAATCACTCCCGCCCTTCCCCTTTGGGGTTATTGGTTATCAGTCTGTCACTCCATTTGTATAGGTTTGTTTGTTGCATGGTATATTAAGAAGGGATGTGGCATTCATATccgtgggggggagagaggcatATTTGGACTTGGAAGTAACTGTGGTTTGCATTGAGCAGGTTTGCAGTTTGAACAGTTGCATCAGTTTGAACTGATCATCATAAATGATGCACAACATACTAGAATCTTGGACTGGGAAAACATGGTTTTACATCACACTTTTTTGGCATCTAAGAGATTCAGTAGTTTTTGGACAAAAGTTCTGAGCAGATTTTCTTCAGACACCAGACCCATCATTTCTCTTAACACTGTCAACTGGTTCTCTTCTCTCAGATAAAGGGTTTCATTCCCAGGCTGTTTTCTCCACAAGCCTCCTGCAGTAATAGCATGAGCTCTTTGAAATGACAGGAATGTATCCCCCATCCCTGGGCTGGGCTACGGAACGGTGTTTAGAATTGTATGGAGGGGTTTCAACCTCCACTCTGGGTAATCTTGCAACATTTTTGAGTGAAGAAATGCATTTGAGGCACAATTCTTCTCATTACATTTGGACTCAGACACCCAACTGACCGTGGAAGTTTTTAGAGTCTCTGAAGTACAATGGAAGCAGTAGCAGAAAGATGTTGCTCACACAAGAAGCAATCAGTGCTTCACTGCTAGCTAGGCTGTAGGAAGCCAACAGCAGTCAGGTAAGCAAGTTTTTATAAGTTACCAGTAAGCTAAAGGATGTAATAATTCAAGGAAAGTCAGCAGGAATCTCTATGAATACATCATAAGACTCAAAGCACCCAGCCCCAAATGAAGTGGGGGGATACATCATCACAGAAACAGATAGCTACACAACCCTTCATAGGATTAGTACAGAAGTTCCCAAACCATGGGCTGCAGAGAGCTGCATTCTCTGCAGTTCTGGTCCTTTAAATTTCACTAATAAACTAAAAATCCATCACATATTATTCTCCTATTCCATGTAAGCAACTGATGCAGTTACCACCAGGATATGTGACTGAGTGGGATGGGTGATGGTTTCTAAAGTCATGAACAGAAGGGGCAATGTCTATACAAAACTCTCAACGGTACAGAACACACCACAGAGTTGGAGAACCTGTGGTTTAGCTGAGTGAGCACAGAATGCATACGCTGGCACATGCCCATAGGAAAGGTGACATGCCTAATACAGAATGCAGTCACTGCACACCAAGCTTCCTACAAAATCTCAGCCAAAGTTAAAGTGAACATACACTAAAACCTTAAATAAGCATCCCTCCTTTATCCCCGAACAAGCATAACAAGAGCCATTTCCTCCAAACCAGAGTCACAACAAGCATTACTGAGAAACTGCCTAGCTTTGCCACAACAGCAGTGAAAGCAGAGCTGTGAAATCAAACACAGGAAAATGAAGGCAGGTGTGACTCAGAACATTTACAGCAGACTGCTGCTGTGCTGCATCAAGCTGAGGACAGTCTATGAACTCTTAAGATGATCAGCTTGGTTCCCCCTCCAATTCCTTTTACATCATCCCTGGTAAAATTAAGTGCTTTATCTAAATGTTTAGAATAATTTTTGTTACAGTACAATAATTATTGTACAACAACTATGCACACAAGATGTAAGCAGAGGCAAGGAACCTTCAATCCATTACTGTTACAATAGTGGTTCCAACTTGTTACCTTAGAGAGAGTTAGATTTATTAAAACTAACCAAGTAAATATTTTGGAAGTAAAATTATTAATACGCCAAAATCTAAAATTTCTAATGCGTCGTTTTCCTGATTGGTATTTATCTTCATCAGGTCAC
It encodes:
- the USP3 gene encoding ubiquitin carboxyl-terminal hydrolase 3 isoform X1 yields the protein MECPHLGSSVCIAPGSARFPQGSPSSWCCSVCRSNKSPWVCLTCSSVHCGRYVNGHAKKHYEDAQIPLTNHKKTEKQEKVQHTVCMDCSSYSTYCYRCDDFVVNDTKLGLVQKVREHLQNLENSAFTADRHRKRKLLENSSLNSKLLKVNGSTNALCATGLRNLGNTCFMNAILQSLSNIQQFCCYFKELPAVELRNGKTAGRRTYHTRSQGDNNVSLVEEFRKTLCALWQGSQTAFSPESLFYVIWKIMPNFRGYQQQDAHEFMRYLLDHLHLELQGGFNGVSRSVILQENSGLSASNKCCINGASTVVTAIFGGILQNEVNCLICGTESRKFDPFLDLSLDIPSQFRNKRTKNQENGPMCTLRDCLRSFTDLEELDETELYMCHKCKKKQKSTKKFWIQKLPKVLCLHLKRFHWTEYLRNKVDTYVEFPLRDLDMKCYLLEPENSGPESCRYDLAAVVVHHGSGVGSGHYTAYATHEGRWFHFNDSTVTLTDEETVVKAKAYILFYVDRQAKSGSDKL
- the USP3 gene encoding ubiquitin carboxyl-terminal hydrolase 3 isoform X3 is translated as MDCSSYSTYCYRCDDFVVNDTKLGLVQKVREHLQNLENSAFTADRHRKRKLLENSSLNSKLLKVNGSTNALCATGLRNLGNTCFMNAILQSLSNIQQFCCYFKELPAVELRNGKTAGRRTYHTRSQGDNNVSLVEEFRKTLCALWQGSQTAFSPESLFYVIWKIMPNFRGYQQQDAHEFMRYLLDHLHLELQGGFNGVSRSVILQENSGLSASNKCCINGASTVVTAIFGGILQNEVNCLICGTESRKFDPFLDLSLDIPSQFRNKRTKNQENGPMCTLRDCLRSFTDLEELDETELYMCHKCKKKQKSTKKFWIQKLPKVLCLHLKRFHWTEYLRNKVDTYVEFPLRDLDMKCYLLEPENSGPESCRYDLAAVVVHHGSGVGSGHYTAYATHEGRWFHFNDSTVTLTDEETVVKAKAYILFYVDRQAKSGSDKL